Proteins encoded by one window of Xiphias gladius isolate SHS-SW01 ecotype Sanya breed wild chromosome 15, ASM1685928v1, whole genome shotgun sequence:
- the mrpl45 gene encoding 39S ribosomal protein L45, mitochondrial — MAMPMRRTLVVLHRATCSSLTNAEASLGVRHPVPLFLPVRTKKRYFIPPTVGMKGKMQGSMEAKSRATGVVIRQEYFERPINIACTAGIFDPYIPPEGDARLSTLSKEGLKQRTEQIRQSAASQLAIRKIKEHDSLFSTKDFAERAQEIFIEAHNALTQFNKEKLHSLLTERCYPEMTRGNRYKTIRWRFVESLEPPRVVHARCPDMVSKGNLYGQVTVRMHSKQTLAIYDRFGRLMLGSEEQPKDVLEYLVIERHLVNPYGRWRLHGKIVPSWAPAKDPIIKTVMIPGPKLWAGQELDAVNNEVPKPAAVQWYK; from the exons ATGGCGATGCCCATGAGGAGGACGCTGGTGGTCCTTCACAGAGCAACATGCAGCAGTCTTACG AACGCCGAGGCGTCTCTGGGTGTGAGGCACCCAGTCCCACTTTTCCTGCCGGTCCGGACCAAGAAGCGGTACTTTATCCCTCCAACGGTGGGGATGAAGGGGAAGATGCAGGGGAGCATGGAGGCCAAGAGCCGAGCGACGGGCGTAGTCATCCGACAGGAGTATTTTGAGAGGCCCATCAACATCGCCTGCACTg CGGGAATCTTTGATCCCTACATCCCCCCAGAGGGTGACGCTCGTCTTTCCACTCTGTCTAAAGAGGGCCTGAAACAACGGACTGAACAGATACGACAGAGCGCTGCCTCACAGCTAGC GATTCGTAAAATCAAAGAGCACGACTCTCTGTTCTCAACGAAGGATTTTGCAGAGCGAGCTCAAGAAATCTTCATCGAGGCTCACAACGCTCTGACACA gtttaACAAGGAGAAACTTCACTCCTTGTTAACAGAGAGGTGTTATCCG GAGATGACGAGGGGGAACCGCTACAAGACGATTCGCTGGAGGTTTGTCGAGTCCCTGGAGCCACCCAGAGTGGTCCACGCCCGCTGCCCCGACATGGTCTCCAAAGGCAACCTGTACGGCCAGGTGACGGTTCGAATGCACTCCAAACAG ACTCTGGCCATCTACGACCGCTTCGGGAGGCTGATGCTGGGCAGCGAGGAGCAGCCGAAGGACGTCCTGGAGTACCTGGTTATAGAACGACACCTCGTCAACCCCTACGGCCGGTGGAGGTTACACGGAAAAATAGTGCCATCCTGGGCTCCTGCCAAAGACCCAATTATTAAG ACCGTCATGATTCCTGGTCCGAAGCTGTGGGCCGGACAAGAGCTCGATGCCGTCAACAATGAAGTTCCCAAACCAGCGGCAGTACAGTGGTATAAATAG